attgcgttctagtccacaagaatcagtaatgagttgtgtcattgatccaaccaaaaacattcccgactggcttcatgtaatgcaattacttcggcatgatttgatgatgttgcaacaagtgtttgtttttgagaacgtcatgatattgcggtgcctccatttaggaatacatatccagtttgagatttagctttatgtagatcggataaataatctgcatctgtataaccaaacaaatcttgtttcgagttgttagaataaaataattataaatcagtagttccccgaaggtatcaaactatttgtttgatcccattccaatgtcttttggtaggggctgagctgaaccttgtcaacaaattaactgcaaaagaaatgtcagatcttgtataatctataagatacataagaacctcaattgcactaaaatatagaacttccgatctgttaaaattttcatgatcttcgcagggatgaaatagatcagtgtcaatattgagtgatctaacaacaatgagtttgtctttaaaaaaaaatgttttaaaatcttttcggtataagttgtttgatgtacaagtaaaccattaggcatatgctcaatttgcaatccaaggtaatacttggttttttcaagatctttcatttcaaaataattctttagaagttgaatgatttcatagatctctttatttgttcatatgatgttaagaacattgacataaacaactacgatctcatatccgaacattgttttcataaaacatacgtgcaaaataagtttatatttatacccttttttttatcaagtagtcatttaatccgttatactattgtatcaacccatataaaaatctttgtgattcaatggaatacatttctttaggttttgcgttagatgtttctgataccttaaactcttcaggtatattcatatatatcactatcaagttatccatatagataagtagtaacaacatccatgagatgcatttaagtaactaccaggttgattaagtatctaataagtaattgtatccattacataaggataagttttcctcataattcatttctggtctttgtggaaaatattgagttacaagtctagttttgccttgtaacttcatttgcacatttcttttcggataaaaattcatttgtatcccatacgtttcacatctttaaaagtgataacgattgatccgaaaacttttcttttatcgagcgattctaattcagctcttattgctcctttccattgagctcaatcatgtccattttgtatattcaatgacagattttagttccagatcatcatctttattcatgatgtcattgtaacattatatgaaaatatctcatagagattttagtttcatttcggttccataatattgcataatttatcgcaattttagtatttacatttatcaatatcctctgcagaaggaatattgatttgtggttcttcttgaacactttctcttacctcattatcagctgattttctttttcgaggatttttatcttcggaaccaattgatcttccacgtttgatgcgtggcaaagactcaacagtgacattattgccagcttttggaatttcagttcgagctggagcatttatcgctggtatatatgatttagtcacttttttatatctgtaaatgcataaagtaattaatttgcaagttcttgcatatgcattatttttgaactttcgtttcacattcttttgtgcgagttcaatataccttaattgatgttcacatcatgaagcatcattttattttttatttttatttctcccccctaATCtaaggaacaatgttttattaaaatgacaatcagcaaaacgtgctgtaaaaacatcacccatcatgggttcaatatatcttatgattgaagatgttttatatccaaaatatattatcatctttctttgaagaatcattttattgtgttgtggtgatacaattggaacatacactgcacaaccaatgttttaaggtagaaaatatttggctcttggccaaaatcaagtattaagtgaaaatatttacgacttccacatggtataatgcgaattaatgtcgcagcatgtaaatttacatgtccacatataaatattgagagatttgtactcattatcaattgtctagttattagctgtaagcgtttatctattgattcagctaaaccaattttgtgtatgcacatgagcaactggatgttcaacaacaatccctgtagatatataatgatcattaaatgcttgagatgttaactcaccagcattatcaagtctcatccttttaatggtgtaatcagaataatgtgttctcaatttaataatttgtgcaagaaactttgcaaatgccatattacggcttgataacatacaaatatgagaccatccgctagatgtgtctattagaaccatgaaatatcaaaatggttcacatgatggatgaattggttcatatatcttaccttgaattctttcaagaaacatttgtgattctttttcacaatatacttttcattaatcaccatatgtgctttccattaatcaccatatgtgtgttttttttttttataaatcaccatatgtgttttttttttttattatatatccttttcaccatatacgcttttaatcatatgcgctgtgtttttcaccatatgcgcttttaatcatatgcgattttcatcatatgcgttgtgcttttcatcatattcgctttttatcatatgcgcttatcatatgcgatgcgctttttatcatatgcgcttttttatgtgaatagtaaattaattaatttcgttttactattcatatgaattaatttagatttactattttgttaattgagtaatatatatatacatcatatacttgtgactctgaaggctcaaatgaatttgaccatatagttatacgttgtaccttgcacattaattttcagtagaagctttagatgcatattattttcagtagaagctttagatgcacctttttttttaaatcaccaaataccacaaacactttgtttgcgtttgttcatagtcatcaatgaaaaccattttctttaattttattttatacaataaaattaacgcatcattattcttttcaaaaacaataatctattgttattgttcacttgtgccatgtttaacaacaaaagtcgacaacctctgtcttgtttgttgtggcaaccaaaaacaacctttgcttttgttaccgagaatccaagaccaaaaaaaaaattaatttttaattaatcttttatcaaaaccataaatgattttattgatctacgttgatatggccataaagaattgacggctgacctacttttgtaagtgtatttcggctatcatcccgaaaacgcacaacgacctttttttttttttttttttttttttatgaactatttgtttcatatctagcttaggcaattattgtgaacatttggtccctataagagcatttattttttagacttttagttgatttgtacttgtcacaattagggatagcacccgcgggtcgtggatgcggatccattggatccatcacccgtacccgcggattttttttaagagacatccaattgaacccttgttcgttgaaacaatttgactatatttttactccccattattaaacgggccattttgatgcacactcttaaaaaaataatttgttttttaagttttattattcaacctccttttttcaacggtcacgtttttaacaaaacatttgacaagtttggaaaaaagttttttattgattatcatcaaaagttttctattgtcactctactggatggaattatggcatacaaccaaaattgcaacccaacactacataagaacaaaaaaaggttgtttttaattaacatatgtatatgtgttaaactcggaataataataacttattttagaaaattaacataagacatgttgaaacatttttgtcacatttagctcatcaagtctaatacttatcattgatagattttatcacgtctaggagatgtttacttttttcttgtattaagtcctactttcatttacctttgtttggaaaaaagttttttttttactttgctttccccctttctgtaaaactcatttaaacactttctttgtttttttttttttaaaaaaaacttccttttttttacgttacccgtaaattataaatatataaaacaaactttttgtttaaattttttttctagtttttaaaaggccacttgaccaattttttaattctttcacaacacctgatatcgtgatcgtgacctttcaccaaagcaagagatattcttgataaactaaacacggactcgtgtttgaaattgtcggccacaaaaaaattcatttgataaaagtatatatttttttttagttatagaaggagaccacttcattttcaatacttcatttttgacaaaaaactattccattttaccatccccttttttttcttactttaacttttaagatatacttttaataaaaatacaaactactttttcttattttaacttttaagatttacttttaataaaaattcaaactactttttgtattttaacttttaagatttacttttaataaaagtacaaactactttttcttattttaacttttaagatttacttttaataaaaatacaaactatttttttattttaacttttaaaattataaatttaagaataaacattagtatgcatgaaataaataatgattaattgcataagtaatcataaatgttagataacatataaagaccccttcgtattcgtattgatcggaattaatctcgacccatggtaccgtgttgtcaaatgacgtgttgcgtacataaagtaccgtgttgtcaaatgacgtgttgcgtacaatcatgaggtcttattaacataaatataaatgttagtgaagttaataagagtcagattacagaaaatataattcaggcggtataaccgaccatatataacttaaataacataaatataaatgttagtgaagttaatgaaagttagattacagaaatataattcaggcggtataaccgaccatatataacttaaataacataaatataaatgttagtgaacataactgtaaatgttagtatacataaataaatgttagataacataaatgtaaatgttagtatacataaataaatgttagataacataaatgtaaattaggcgacagtgtcgaccatatatcatttaggtggtataaccgactatatattagttaggtggcagagccaaccatacttagtataaatgttgagataatcgtgctgataacgtgttataattcagtaggcttataactacctttagtggttcttgattgtagaaggtatatagagatagagatactgtaaaacggagaaaacaaaggttgaacaaaaggtatgagtaattggtttttatttatagaaaaatgtacaatgagagtttggtggcatttggaatctagagagagagagtgtttttgttaaccaaaaaatacatacaataaactctaactcaacacacctatttatactcaaaaaaatatactatgcaatatctataataataataaaattatcatccaattattacttttataacaagtATATGTTAATCTTAATTACCAATTATTATTTTttcaaatttattaaaattttaaatcaAGTTAATCAATTAGATTTCATTATTTACTTTTTAATAAAATTGGAAAGTGATAATATCAAAGAGGTGACCGTATTAATAAAATCAATTGTATATCAATTTTGATAATTTTGTAGTGTGCGTTTCATTTTCTATGAAATAATTATAAGTATTgatattgatgtaatttttatagaCATGTGAAATGTCATAACTTCTTCACAATGTAAATAAACTTCTTTACAAAGTGCCAAATTCTTTACAAAGTGCCCAATGGTACTTTCTCGGTGTCGGACACGGTTCGTTTATTGGTGCAATCTAACGTTGTCACAACTCCTATGTGGCCAAAAGTGATTTGGGGTAACAACGGTTCCGTCCAAAGTAATGTTATTTCATTGGCTTGAAACGATCTCCTTTTCAATGGTAACTTCATGTGTCGTTCGGTTTTGGTCCGCAATTTCAAGCTAAAATCATTCTTATGGGCCATAATTCTTAAGGTTTGCAACGGTTTTTCAATCCTACGTTTAGGAGCACGATCCTTTTATTTTGTGTTTTTAGCATTATTATCTTTCAATTTGCATTTTCTTTTTTGACCGAGCTTGTCTCCGTCGTTGTACTTTGTATTTGCAtcttcattgttttgatgaagaTCTTTCAAGTAATACATTCAATTTTTtcgctgtaaaaaaaaaaaaaaaaaaaaaaaaaaagtgccaAATTCTTTGAACATCATATCTAGTTGACTTTTTCTGAAGGAATTATCATAAATATGATGATACAGTTACAGTTGGAAATTTCAACTGTTTCGAATATGAAAAGTCAATTGATCATGGCTGTACACGTGGCATATAGAAAGTGGATGATATTTTGTGTTGTATTCCTTTACTTCTGGTCTTCTGGATGACAGTAATGCAGTATGGGATGGCCTATTAAATCTTGGTTCACAATCTGACGAAGTATGAAATATTCAAAATAATCAATCAACagttttggttacataataatttaatttaatttgattttaaGATAATTAATTTTGACAAAACTAAAATATAACCCGCCTAAAACTACTAAGATCATGGTAATGTTGTGAACCTCAATACGACATGAGAAATACGTGACCAACTAATTAAGATGCGTGACTTCACAAAAGAATTGAACTCCATAAAAACTCAAAATAACGAAAACGTTAATTGGTTCATACCATACTGCATTAGACCCATTACGTGAGAGGTGGTAAATCAGACTCACCTAGCAGTGCGACCAATATGGTGTACATTCACCGAATATGACTCGAATGTACATTCAATTTTGATGTACATTTCTAGACCTGCGAAATGGAGTTTCAAGACAGGAGTTTACCATGTAAGCCATGAAAAACCGTCGAGCGCAGttctgtcaaaaaaaaaaaaaaaaaattagaagctTAAAAATAGGGAACATGTCAAATGGGGCCCAAACAAAACTTCAAAAGTTTTCAATTCATAAAACTTCATAAATCGTTTTCGGGTCAGCACGAGTACGCCACTTGCGACCTGCAACCAGACCCAAGGTTTCACACAGCACTAATGTTCAACCATTTGACACATTATCCAAATAGCCTATTTTGGCGCCTCTAAGTAATTTACATCTATGCACATCAGTAATCACATAGAGTTCCGAAAACTGTGAATCCACGATATCAGCATGCATATGCACTGTGAGTCTATAATTACAAATGCTTTTAGAGATTCTCTAcaatatcaaaattttaactttCCAGTTTCTATGAAAAATAGTAAACTAACTCGAAAGATTTGATCAGAGACTCTGTTCTTAGTCAAAGATTGCATTTACACGAGGTCCATACCCGATAGCATGATATAAAGGACGATACCACGTGACCTAAGCCCCAGGGACTCCTGAAATGAGAATAATCAAAAGCAATACAATGCCCAACATATGAAGAACCGACAATTACAGATATAATGTAAGTTAGACATTTACCAATTGAACCTTATCAATTGGGACAACCAGACCAAACtacataataaatttttaatcttgATGCAAATAACCATCAAATTTGGCTTGTACTATAGACAATTTCCTTTGTACAAGAGTAAAATGTGTTAGCCTAGCCGTATGGATTCAACATTTGATCTTTACTTCCACAGGATTTAGAACCTATACACCTTTGACTTTGACCACCATTGACTTATCATCAGAAACTACTCCTAGTATTATAAATCAATCAAAATTAACGAATCCCCATCTGATCTGAACATCTAGGGGCTTTAAAAACTTAAGAGTATCCGTCAACTACTAAAGGGTAATTTAGTAATTTGATATATGACAGTCACAAGATAGTAATATGAAGATAGAAAATGCCTAAAAGGTTGCAAAATGGACAGGTTGGTTAACGGGTTTGGGAATTGGAATGGTATGAACAATTTTTTAGTAGAGGTCGAGTCAGGTTGGCAAGCTCGAATGATTTATGCATTGTTAATACAATCTGGGCAAATTTTAACCCATTCTAACATATTTGATCCATTTTCATTTTATCTATGTTCTATAACTAAAACATTAGAGTGTTGGTAAAAAGTATAACTAACCACGGATTCACTTGATCGTATCTTCACATAACCACACTCATTCATGCTAACTCATCCAAAATCTTACACGCTCGTAACACTTTAACCGACAGTCAAACCCCTGTTGAAAAATGAAACGAAGCAGGTATAGGAGTTATACCTTTATCGATCATTGAATCGCATATCTTTAAAGCTTCATCATTTCTATGTTTTTTAAATGATCCGTTCATTATAATTGTGTACGTACAAACCGTTTGGTCAGAACCTTCGTTTTCCATCCGATTACAATCATCGATCTTATCGTTTTTCACCAATGCATCGATAAGTGCATTATAACAATAAAATTCACAACTGCATCCATTGTTAACCATTTCCTCAAATAACTTCTGGGCCTCATCTAATCTCCCAGTTTCCCTTAATAATCCATCTAAAAGACTCGAGTAAAACATTGCATCAACTGGCACTTAATTCTATTTACACAACTCAAAATAGATAGTTGTCCCCTCTAATCTCCTCGTTTTGAATAGAACATTTACCATAACACCATATGTGACCATGTCATGCTTTAAACCACCATTCTTCATACTTTCGAAGAGCCTAATCACCTCATCTATGTGCCCACGTTTGGCATACGAATACATCAAAGCTGTATAGATGGCAACATTAGCTTTAGAACCGTTTTTGAATTATATTTTCAAACAATTTATATACATCAGATTACTTTTCTCAACAACATTTTCCGTTTTTTCACATTAACAATACCCTTTGAACATCATATCAAAGTTTACAATATCAGGTTTTACAACTCCAGTTTCCATAACTTCAAACACCTGTTCAGCATACTCCATAAACATCAAATTAACCAAACCATTTATCTAtaattttttatgtaaataaactagGTTCAATTTCAAACCCAAACAATTCTTCAACCAAACCATGATTCCAATATGATTTTATCAACAAAAATGCAACACTTTACATTCATCAAGAAACCCTTTTTCTTAACCTCATTAAAGACAAACTTAACCTTATCATAATCTTTACAACCACACAAAAAATCAATCAAGAAGCATAACATTCAAGATCATGAAAAAAATTATACCCCCTCATCCTTCTGCTTACCAAGTAACCAACTCTTTTGAAATTCCGGAAAGCGAGTTCGGGCAGGGTGACCCGACCTGAATTAAGAACATAAGAGACAAAATTGGGTGATAATTACATGAACAATTTGTGACAAAAAAGCATCCAACTTTAATTCCGTACTGATTGACATCATTTAAATATACAGCAGACGATTTGGTCAACCAATGGTGAAGCTTTAGGGTGATGTGTAATGACGTCAGTTTCGACCCATTCAGGCGGTGGTGGTAAAAACCTATCTAGGCTTTGAGATGGGATGTGGGTCCGGGTCGGGTTTTAATAGGTGTTGATATCGGGTGTAATGAAGCTTTTTGGTGCAATTGATGGAGTTTGAGAGGGATTTAAGTAGGGTTTTTCTCGCAGTATGTAAAGCTTGAATCTTGTAATGACTTTGATCTGGGTCTTGTTTTTTTGAGTTGGAAATTTGAGGTTTTAGAACCTGAATAAGGGTTTTGTGTTGTGTGACTTACTTGTTAAAGTTATTTTCAAGCAAAATAGATCAACAATTGGTCCTATGGTCTAGTGGTTAGGACATTGGACTCTGAATCCAGTAACCCGAGTTCAAATCTCGGTAGGACCTTTACTTTTTCACAACTTTTTTTTTTCCAACCACCTTTAAACCAAACGTTCAAGAAAGTGCACGTCTTGGAAAACGTTACCAACAATGTTGAATTGGAGTAATGCCATTGTTAATAAAGAAAAGATTTTCTCCTAATAAGATAAAACAGAAATTTTGATTTGAAAAGTTCTTATATgtataatgattatgatgatgtgaTTTATGCCTTTTTGAAAT
The window above is part of the Rutidosis leptorrhynchoides isolate AG116_Rl617_1_P2 chromosome 1, CSIRO_AGI_Rlap_v1, whole genome shotgun sequence genome. Proteins encoded here:
- the LOC139901972 gene encoding pentatricopeptide repeat-containing protein At3g09040, mitochondrial-like, whose amino-acid sequence is MISKFVSGHPARTRFPEFQKSWLLDYDKVKFVFNEVKKKGFLMNINGLVNLMFMEYAEQVFEVMETGVVKPDIVNFDMMFKGYSLMYSYAKRGHIDEVIRLFENGLLRETGRLDEAQKLFEEMVNNGCSCEFYCYNALIDALVKNDKIDDCNRMENEGSDQTVCTYTIIMNGSFKKHRNDEALKICDSMIDKGITPIPASFHFSTGV